The region ATTGACGAAGCGCACTGTATTTCGGAATGGGGACATGACTTCCGACCGGAGTATCGCAAAATTCGGGGAATCGTCGACAATATTGGCAATTTGCCCGTTATTGCCCTTACGGCCACGGCCACGCCTAAAGTGCAGCAGGATATTCAGAAAAACCTGCAAATGGAGGATGCCAACCTGTACAAAACATCCTTTAACCGGAAGAACTTATATTACGAAATAAGACCGAAGGTTGATGCCAAGAAACAGCTTATCAAATACATAAAGCAGAATAAAGGTAAATCAGGTATCATTTATTGCCTGAGCCGTAAAACGGTTGAAGAAATTGCCGAACTGCTCCGGGTAAATGACGTAAAAGCATTGCCCTACCATGCTGGTCTGGACCCGGTTACCCGGATGAACAATCAGGATGCGTTTCTGAACGAAGATGTGGATGTTATCTGCGCCACGATTGCCTTCGGTATGGGCATCGATAAGCCGGATGTTCGATTCGTTATTCACTACGATGCGCCAAAATCACTCGAAGGATATTATCAGGAAACCGGCCGGGCCGGACGCGACGGCCTGGAAGGTAACTGCCTGATGTTTTACAGCTTCGATGATATTGTGAAGCTGGAAAAATTCAACAAAGACAAACCCGTTACCGAGCGCGATAATGCCAAGCATCTGCTGACCGAAATGGTTTCGTATGCGAACCTTGGCGTCTGCCGCCGACGGCAGTTGTTAGGTTACTTCGGTGAGTTTATGGAGAAAGACTGCGGTTTCTGCGACAACTGTCTTAAATCGCCGGAGAAGTTTAAAGCACAACACGAAGTTGTACTGGCCCTCCAAACCGTTCTTCAAACCGATCAGCGTTTCGATGTCGCTCACCTGGCCGACGTATTGACGGCTACCAGCAACCAATACGTGACCAGTTATGAACACGACCGCCTTGCCGTGTATGGCAAAGGGCTTGAGTTCAATGAAGATTGTAATTTCTGGTGCTCGGTTATCAAGCAGATTACGATCTACGGCTATCTCGAAAAGGATGTAGATAACTACGGAATTCTGAAGCTGACCCAGCGCGGTCTGAATTATATTGAAGATCCTTATCCGGTTACGCTCACAAAGGACCACGATTATGAGCAGCAGGGGGCCGATATAAAGGAAGAAGAAGACAAAGACTCCGCACCATCGTCGGGCGGAATTGCCTACGACGAAGAACTGCTAGGCCTGTTAAAGGCGCTGCGGAAACGGCTTGCCAAAGAAAAAAATCTGCCTCCCTACGTTATTTTCCAGGAGACATCCATGGAGGAGATGGCAACCACATACCCCACCACGCGTGAGGAAATGGCGCAGATCAATGGCGTGGGTATGGGTAAGGTGCAAAAGTTCGGTAAACAGTTTATCGACCTCATTACCAAGTACGTTGAAGATAACGACATTGAAACGGCTAAGGACGTAGTTATCAAGTCGACAGTCAATAAGTCAAAAGTCAAAATTTTTATTATTCAGCAGATCGACCGGAAAGTTGACTTAGATGAAATCGCTGAGTCTAAGTCACTGAGTATGGAAGATCTTATGGAGGAGATTGAACACATCTGTTACTCAGGTACTCGACTAAATCTCGATTACTATATTAATCAGGTAATGGACAAAGACCGGCAGGAAGAAATCTACGAATACTTCATGCAGGCTGAGAGCGATAACATCGCTGTGGCTATGCGCGAATTCGGAGGTGACGATTTTACTGAACAAGACCTGCGCCTTATGCGCATCAAGTTCCTGTCGGAAGTAGCTAACTAAATGATGAGTGATGAGTGATAAATGATAAGTTGGATCACCCTGCTTTTCATTCATCACTCCTCATTCGTCATTCATCATTCTTTATGAATATACTAATACTTGGGTCGGGGGGGCGAGAACATGCTTTTGCCTGGAAACTAGCGCAGAGTCCATTGTGTGACACTTTATTTGTAGCACCGGGCAATGCCGGAACAGCACAGGTAGCGACAAATCTGCCAATTAGCTACAATGATTTTCCGGCTGTTGCCAAGGCCATTCGGGATAAAGAAATTAATCTGTTGATTGTTGGACCCGAAGAGCCGCTTGTAAAGGGTATTGTCGATTTTCTGCGTGAACAACCTGATTTGGCAGGACTGGGCATTGTCGGGCCTGATGCACAGGGTGCACAGCTGGAAGGCAGCAAAGACTTTTCCAAGCAATTCATGCTTCGCCATGGTATTCCCACGGCTACTTCGCAAACCTTTACCGTCGATACACTTCAGGAAGGGCTCGATTACCTGGAAAAACACGCACTTCCCGTTGTTATTAAAGCCGATGGGCTGGCGGCCGGTAAGGGCGTTATTATTGCCGAGACCGTAGCAGAAGCCCAGGCGGCTATGCACGATATGCTCGACGGGCAAAAGTTCGGCGCTGCCGGGAGTAAAGTCGTTGTAGAGCAGTTTTTGCGCGGGATAGAACTGTCGGTTTTTGTGTTAACTGATGGGGTCAATTATAAAATCTTACCCGAAGCCAAGGACTATAAGCGAATTGGTGAGGAAGACACTGGCCCAAACACGGGTGGCATGGGTGCCGTGTCGCCGGTAGTTTTTGCCAGTAAAGCCTTTTTACAGAAAGTAGAAGACAAAGTAGTGAAGCCGACATTGGCAGGTTTGCAGAAGGAAGGTATTCACTACCAGGGTTTTATTTTTGTGGGATTGATGAAAGTGAACGGAGAACCTTATGTGATTGAATACAATGCACGCATGGGTGACCCCGAAACAGAAGTCGTATTACCCCGGATTCAGAGTGATTTTGCCGAATTGATGCAGGCTACGGCCAAGGGTGAACTGGATCAACTTACCGTCCTGGTGTCGCCACAAACGGCCGTAACAACCATGCTGGTATCGGGTGGGTATCCCGGTGATTATGTGACCGGTAAAATCATTTCGGATTTAGAACGTTTAGAAGATGTAACAGCGTTTCATGCAGGAACGCTGGAAAAAAACGGTCACGTGTTGACCAATGGTGGACGGGTACTGGCGATTACCGCACAGGCCAATTCGCTTGAAAACGCTGTCAGGAAGTCGCAGGAAGCGGCCCGGATAGTACAATTTGACGGAAAACAGTACCGTAAAGACATCGGGCTCGACCTGATTCGGTACTCCGACTAACTGATTTGCGAATGAAACGGTATGATTCAGGCTTTAATACCATCGTACAGAGTAATTCGTAGGTCGTAAATTATATATATACATGTCCTGCAAATCTTGTGCAACCGGCGGGTGCGGAACCCAGCGTGGCGCATCTGATGGCGAGAAAACAGCCACTAAAGGATGCGGTAGCGGAGGGTGTAGCACTGGAGGCTGCAATAAACTGAATTCGTTCGACTGGCTGAGTGATATCGCCATGCCGGGCCAACGATACGATGTAGTTGAGGTTAAATTTAAGGGTGGACGAAAAGAATATTATCGCAATGTCCATCTGCTCGATTTGACTACAGGCGATTATGTGGTGGTCGAAATGCAATCGGGTTTTCACATTGGCGCGGTTTCCCTACAGGGCGAACTGGTTCGGCTACAGGTGAAAAAACGAGGGGTTAAAATTACGGACGATACCAAGGTTATTCATCGGATTGCTACGCCGAAAGATATGGAACGGCACGAACAGGCCGTTTTGCGCGATTTGCCAGCTTTGTACCGTTCCCGCGAAATAGCCCGGGAACTGAAGCTGAATATGAAATTATCTGATGTTGAATTTCAGTCCGATAATACGAAAGCAACCTTCTATTACTCGTCTGAAGAGCGGGTCGATTTTCGTGAGTTGATCAAGATGCTGGCCGGTGAGTTTAAGGCTCGTATCGAAATGCGCCAGATCAGCCTCCGTCAGGAAGCGGGTCGTCTGGGGGGCATTGGCTCCTGCGGGCGCGAACTCTGCTGCTCAACCTGGCTTACCGATTTCAAGAATATTGCGACATCGGCCGCCCGGTACCAGAATCTGTCCCTGAACCCGGCTAAATTATCCGGTCAGTGTGGCCGGTTGAAATGCTGCCTGAATTACGAGCTGGATACGTACATGGATGCCCTCCGGGATATTCCAACGATTGAGAAACCGCTGGAAACCCAAAAGGGACGGGCTTATTTACAGAAGACCGACATCTTCCGGAAGCTCATGTGGTTTGGCTACAGTGCCGAAAGTACCTGGCATCCGTTGCCCATTATTCGGGTACTGGAAATCGTTGAGCTGAACAAACGAGGTATCATTCCCGAATCGTTCGAGGTGTTGACCCCGATAGGAGAGAAGGAGCCCACTACGGCAGCCGCCCTCAATAGCGATCTGCAAAAGCTGGACGCCAAGTACACGACCCGGACGCCCTCCAAGAAGAAAAAGAAAAAATCGAGAGGCCCCGAAGGTGGTGCGCCAAGACCGGCTCAGAATGGTAAAGTCAATTAAGCAACAAACCCCGGCCAAATTGGTCGGGGTTTGTTACTTCTAAAAATCGCCGGTATAAAACGGACTGAAAACGTATTGACTACTGTCGCGTTTAGCGCGTTTTGGCGTTGTCTCAATATGTAGTTCAAAACGTGGCGAGGGGTAATCGGCGCGGAACCACTCGTCGTAAGGTCGCTCTTTGGTATAGAGCCGAGCTACCTCCCGAACATGAACGGTCTTTACATCGGCAGGTGTGGAGGGTAAGTTATTAATAAAGACTTCCGTTGTACCGGTGTATTCGTCATACATGCGCAGGTGCTCGTTCTTAGTCCGTTCGACAAGGGCGTTTTTGTCATGGAAAAAGGTGGCTTCGAGCAATTGGTTCATGTTGAATGAGAAGGTTTCGCCCAGCGGATGCTTTGACAGAGCGGCTGCCTGCAACAAGGTGAAAAACTGCTTACGTCGCTCATTAAAAACAACAGGTCTGGAACTGGTCTGTACCAGTATCTGGTAGGGCTTAGTCTGCTTGTCGGCATCGGGCATGTTTTCCCACTGGTGCATGACAAACAGCTCGCTAACGAACTCCGGCGACAGCTTTTCAAGTGCTTCTACGGATGCTTCTTTCCCGTCAATGTAGATAGCCGACTCGTACTTATAGTCTTCAGGCAGTGCGAAGTGGTCAGCTTTGAGCTGTAGAATGATGGGTTTACTCTGCACGACTGCTGTCCCGATTTTATTCTGAAACAGGGCTAAATGGCGGTACCATGTCTTTTTATCCTCCAATTCAACAACGCGTGCCCGAGTAGGGTTGGTAGCCGCCAGGGTCTTTGACTTTCGGGGTTCGCCCGGAATGTAAACATGTTCCCGAACTTCGTGTTGGCAGGCCAGCACTATGCACCCCATCAGTACGACCCAAAGAGCATATCGCCACCATGCCCACGGCCCTGATCGCCGACTATTAATCATACCGACCCGCTGGCGCAGGGTAGGGCCGCTGAACTGGTTGGTGAAGGAATACATAACAGTGTTTAGTTAGCTTCAGTAGTGTAGATTAGCAGGGCAGAAGTAAAAGATTCTTTTTTTGCTGGATTATACTGAGATTTTTTAACAACTGAGTACAATTGATCGACTTTCCACTTGCTTATTGCTTCCCGTTCTACTGGCTCGTTATTGATAAACACTCTGATAGCTCCCAAATCCTGATCGACTGATAACGAGCCATCCGTATTGACAGTCAGGCCACAATTTCGAATGGACTTACTTTTAAAGAACTCTTTTGAATATGTACTTTCAGCATTTCCCAAGTCCTTAAACTTCCGTTCACCTTCATGAATCAGATAATCAAGTCGATGCGCTTTAATAAATTGAGCAACACTACCTTCTTCTTCAGCCGCCGTTCTGCGTAAAACTTCTGGAAAATCATTTTTATAGTACTTCAAAGCACCCGTACCTGAGCTTCTTGCCCTGGGGCCTATGCCGACAAGCCCGGCAATAGATGGGATGGGCTTGTTATCATCCTCTGTTTCATTGCAGCGCGCCATGCCACCAGATGCCCGCTGAACAGTAAATACAATCTGGTCTATATACGCATAAAGTGGATCGTACTTAACTTCATTTAGCTGCATAGTGCTGCCATGTTTGGCAAACTCCTGTTTCATCACCAGGAAATCATCGAGCGTCGTTTTAGGGGTAACGATCCAGTAGAGATAATCTCCCTGATAAACCATATAACGGGAGGGACTTACCCGAGTCGAATCTTTTTTGCTTTGCTGGCTGGTAGAATCTACTAATGATTGATCCGGCTGAATTGGCTGAATGTCTAGAACACGACTGGCTGGGAGGGTTTTCTTTTGGTCAACAGATATTTTCCGTTCTTCTATTGGCTGGGACGTTTTTTCTAACGATTCAATTATCGGGGTTAAGGAAGATGGAACATTGCTAGGCAGGCGTTTCACCAACTCCTTTAGCTGAGGCCGTGCAAAGGCAGAAGCGACAGTTAAGGCCACCAGTACAAGAACAGGGTACTTAAGCCAGCTTAATTGGGTCGATTTAGGTCGGTTGAGCATGATAATCCGGGATTTGAGTTGCGAGCTGTTGAAGTGATTTGTAAGAGACGACTGCCTACCTGCCAAACTCACTT is a window of Spirosoma linguale DSM 74 DNA encoding:
- a CDS encoding ATP-dependent DNA helicase RecQ (KEGG: cbu:CBU_0472 ATP-dependent DNA helicase~TIGRFAM: ATP-dependent DNA helicase RecQ; ATP- dependent DNA helicase, RecQ family~PFAM: DEAD/DEAH box helicase domain protein; helicase domain protein; HRDC domain protein; RQC domain~SMART: DEAD-like helicase ; helicase domain protein; HRDC domain protein) encodes the protein MMQVDQSVHTTLRERLKEIFGYSQFRGEQEAIIYSILAGRNTFVIMPTGAGKSLCYQLPAIVSEGTAVVISPLIALMKNQVDQLNAFGINAQFLNSTLSKAEMNKVKKDTLNGTLKLLYIAPESLTKEENLDFLKKANISFVAIDEAHCISEWGHDFRPEYRKIRGIVDNIGNLPVIALTATATPKVQQDIQKNLQMEDANLYKTSFNRKNLYYEIRPKVDAKKQLIKYIKQNKGKSGIIYCLSRKTVEEIAELLRVNDVKALPYHAGLDPVTRMNNQDAFLNEDVDVICATIAFGMGIDKPDVRFVIHYDAPKSLEGYYQETGRAGRDGLEGNCLMFYSFDDIVKLEKFNKDKPVTERDNAKHLLTEMVSYANLGVCRRRQLLGYFGEFMEKDCGFCDNCLKSPEKFKAQHEVVLALQTVLQTDQRFDVAHLADVLTATSNQYVTSYEHDRLAVYGKGLEFNEDCNFWCSVIKQITIYGYLEKDVDNYGILKLTQRGLNYIEDPYPVTLTKDHDYEQQGADIKEEEDKDSAPSSGGIAYDEELLGLLKALRKRLAKEKNLPPYVIFQETSMEEMATTYPTTREEMAQINGVGMGKVQKFGKQFIDLITKYVEDNDIETAKDVVIKSTVNKSKVKIFIIQQIDRKVDLDEIAESKSLSMEDLMEEIEHICYSGTRLNLDYYINQVMDKDRQEEIYEYFMQAESDNIAVAMREFGGDDFTEQDLRLMRIKFLSEVAN
- a CDS encoding phosphoribosylamine/glycine ligase (KEGG: msu:MS1296 phosphoribosylamine--glycine ligase~TIGRFAM: phosphoribosylamine/glycine ligase~PFAM: phosphoribosylglycinamide synthetase; protein of unknown function DUF201), translated to MNILILGSGGREHAFAWKLAQSPLCDTLFVAPGNAGTAQVATNLPISYNDFPAVAKAIRDKEINLLIVGPEEPLVKGIVDFLREQPDLAGLGIVGPDAQGAQLEGSKDFSKQFMLRHGIPTATSQTFTVDTLQEGLDYLEKHALPVVIKADGLAAGKGVIIAETVAEAQAAMHDMLDGQKFGAAGSKVVVEQFLRGIELSVFVLTDGVNYKILPEAKDYKRIGEEDTGPNTGGMGAVSPVVFASKAFLQKVEDKVVKPTLAGLQKEGIHYQGFIFVGLMKVNGEPYVIEYNARMGDPETEVVLPRIQSDFAELMQATAKGELDQLTVLVSPQTAVTTMLVSGGYPGDYVTGKIISDLERLEDVTAFHAGTLEKNGHVLTNGGRVLAITAQANSLENAVRKSQEAARIVQFDGKQYRKDIGLDLIRYSD
- a CDS encoding PSP1 domain protein (PFAM: PSP1 domain protein~KEGG: dal:Dalk_0025 PSP1 domain protein) — protein: MSCKSCATGGCGTQRGASDGEKTATKGCGSGGCSTGGCNKLNSFDWLSDIAMPGQRYDVVEVKFKGGRKEYYRNVHLLDLTTGDYVVVEMQSGFHIGAVSLQGELVRLQVKKRGVKITDDTKVIHRIATPKDMERHEQAVLRDLPALYRSREIARELKLNMKLSDVEFQSDNTKATFYYSSEERVDFRELIKMLAGEFKARIEMRQISLRQEAGRLGGIGSCGRELCCSTWLTDFKNIATSAARYQNLSLNPAKLSGQCGRLKCCLNYELDTYMDALRDIPTIEKPLETQKGRAYLQKTDIFRKLMWFGYSAESTWHPLPIIRVLEIVELNKRGIIPESFEVLTPIGEKEPTTAAALNSDLQKLDAKYTTRTPSKKKKKKSRGPEGGAPRPAQNGKVN
- a CDS encoding peptidase M56 BlaR1 (PFAM: peptidase M56 BlaR1~KEGG: scl:sce7487 penicillin-binding transpeptidase) produces the protein METLRYLVLVNGLLAVVSVAFYILLRRETFFSTNRLALWLGLASALLLPLVELPDWRPQPVRSAMQRTAQVIVPKVLPEPYTPTPDVTIMFPNRKTYRAFQAQQPPFVWSWQTGVVVLYLLGVFLLFIRFVSQLLSLRKLIRSSTQEPYTDFILVHNASITTPFSFFGWVFVNPDQHTTGELDHILRHERVHVRERHSFDMLGAELVCILFWYNPAAYLFRKLLQQTLEFSADRAVLAEGIDAKLYQYNLLKVSLAGRQSSLTNHFNSSQLKSRIIMLNRPKSTQLSWLKYPVLVLVALTVASAFARPQLKELVKRLPSNVPSSLTPIIESLEKTSQPIEERKISVDQKKTLPASRVLDIQPIQPDQSLVDSTSQQSKKDSTRVSPSRYMVYQGDYLYWIVTPKTTLDDFLVMKQEFAKHGSTMQLNEVKYDPLYAYIDQIVFTVQRASGGMARCNETEDDNKPIPSIAGLVGIGPRARSSGTGALKYYKNDFPEVLRRTAAEEEGSVAQFIKAHRLDYLIHEGERKFKDLGNAESTYSKEFFKSKSIRNCGLTVNTDGSLSVDQDLGAIRVFINNEPVEREAISKWKVDQLYSVVKKSQYNPAKKESFTSALLIYTTEAN